Within Henriciella litoralis, the genomic segment ACGCGGGTCGTGGTTTCGCGAAGGTTTGACTGGATCGCCGCATCGACCGGCAGAAGCGCCATCTTGTCCTCGATGAAATCGCCGAGGTTGGAGTCCTCGTCGTCGCCAATCGGGGTTTCGAGCGAGATCGGCTCTTTTGCGATCTTCAGAACCTTGCGGATCTTCTCCAGCGGCAGGCCGAGCTTTTCAGCGAGTTCTTCCGGCGTTGGCTCACGGCCAATCTCATGCAGCATCTGGCGCTGGGAACGGACGATCTTGTTGATCGTCTCGATCATGTGCACCGGAATACGGATCGTGCGGGCCTGGTCCGCGATGGAGCGGGTGATCGCCTGGCGGATCCACCAAGTCGCATAGGTCGAGAACTTATAGCCGCGGCGATATTCGAACTTATCGACCGCTTTCATCAGGCCGATATTGCCTTCCTGGATGAGATCGAGGAATTGCAGGCCGCGATTGGTGTACTTCTTCGCAATCGAGATCACGAGGCGAAGGTTCGCTTCCACCATTTCCTTCTTGGCGACGCGGGCTTCGCGCTCACCTTTCTGGACACGCTGAACGATCAGGCGATAGTCATCAATCGGCACGCCGATTTCCTGCGCGACAGCCGAGATTTCCTCACGGATTTCGTCGATCTGCTCGGCTTCGTCATTGAAGAACTTTTCCCATTTCTTCTTCGACTTGGCGCCCTCGAGCGTCTCTTCTTTCCAGTTCGGATTGAGCTCATTGTTGAAGTAACTGTCGAGGAATTCCTTGCGCGGCACGCCCTTGGCATCGGCCAGACGCATCAGCTTGCCTTCAAGGCCCATCAGCTTCTTGTTAATCGCATAGAGCTGCTCAACAAGCGCTTCGATACGCGCATTGTTGATGTGCATCGTCTTGAGTTTGTCGACGATGGATTGGGCCAGCGCGTCATACTCATCGCGCGCTTCCGGCGTCAGGCGTTTGCCCTGAAGGCGCTTGTCGACCAGCTTTTCCTGCAGCCTGCGATACTGATGGAAGGCGAGCGCCATCTCGTCGAGCTTGCCGAGAACGCCGTCGCGAAGTTCGGCTTCCATGGCCGACATCGACATCGCGGCGCCTTCTTCCTCGTCCTCGCGCTCTTCGCGGGCAAGACGCTCTTCGGTCGTCTCGTTCTCGCGGGCCTTGGCTTCGGCTTCCTTTTCCTCTTCGGTCTTTTCTTCCGGCTCAGGCGTCGGGTTTTCCGCGCCATAAGTGGTTTCAAGATCGATGAGGTCGCGCAGCAGAATGCGCTCATTCATAAGTTCGTCGCGCCACACCATCATGGCTTCGAAGGTCAGCGGGCTCTCGCAGAGGCCGCGGATCATCGCGTCACGGCCGGCCTCGATACGCTTGGCGATCGCAATCTCGCCTTCACGCGAGAGCAGCTCGACGGCGCCCATCTCACGCAGATACATGCGGACAGGGTCATCGGTGCGATCAGAGCCGCGCGCATTGCCCTTCTTGGCAACGGCGGTCGTGCCGGTCTTGGCGACAGCCGTCGTCTTGGAGGCTTCCGCCTCCTCTTCATTCTCAACGACCTGGATGCCCATTTCAGACAGGGCCGACATCGTATCCTCAATCTGGTCCGATGACAGCTCGTCCGACGGAAGCACGGCGTTCAGCTCGTCATGGGTGACATAGCCTTTGGTCTTCGCCTGCTTGATGAATTTCTTGACCTTGGAGTCATTCAGATCGAGCACCGGACGGTCTTCTGTCTCCAGGTCGCCGTCTTCGTGCTCGGTCGTTTTAGCTTTCGCCATGTATTTCTCCCGCCTGTCGCAGTCTCTCTCCTGCAACAATCAAACCATTTGACACAAGCCTATCAGTCCTGATCTGCTTGCTCTGCCGCCTCATTGAGACGCGCCGCCCTTGCCTTGCGTTCCGAGACTTCATGATGAAGCCGACGCCAGTTCTCAGGTGACGATGTCACCTCTTCTCCGCCGCCGCCACCATAAAGGCCGGTCTCATCTCGGGCCACATATTGCTCCAGGGCGATCAGCCATTCCCGTTCCTCGGGCCCATCTGGGGCAATAGCAGGAATTTCGGGATAGTTTTTGAGCAATTCAGCAGCGCGCATTTTTCCTAATTCAGTTAAATGGTTCTCGATTGCCTTGCGGTCAACACCTTCACCTGCTTGTGGCAAGGAAATAATCACATCACGGAGGGTCGCGACGTCCTCATCCTTGAAAATTGCCATGGAAAGCGTCTCAAATCCGATATCGATCAGATGGGGCGCATCGATCGCGCGCACAATGAGGCCAAGGCCACGTGTTTTCGCCGGTGTCGAGCTTTGCTGCGCGCCCTTTTGGGCCGGCCCGGGCGTTTTCCCGGGGGTGCGTCGCGCGCGTCTCTGCTGCCAGAGATAGTCATTCATGCGTGATTTGAGGTCACGTTCATAGGCGGTGCGCACCGCCTGATGCTTGATCTGCCCGGCCGCCTGCATCAACCGCGCCTCAAGCCCGGCCTGACGTTCCGGCGTATCGATGGCTTCAGCGTCCCGCTCACGCCGCCATAGCACCTCGACCAGCGGCAGAGCGCCTGCGAGCGCCTGACGCATCGCTTCGGGGCCGGACTGGCGGATGAGATCATCAGGGTCCATGCCGCCTGAAAGAAGACAGAAGAAAAGCGACCGCCCCGGCTCAAGATGCGGCAGGGCGCGCTCAATCGAGCGGTCAGCGGCGCGAAGCCCGGCCGCATCGCCATCAAAACAGAGCACAGGCTCAGGCCCGGCGCGCCAGAGCAGCGTCAGCTGATCCTCGGTCAGCGCCGTCCCGAGCGGGGCAACGACATGGCCGATACCGGCCTCCGTCATCGCAATGGCGTCCATATAGCCTTCGGTGACGATCAGGCCGCCTTCATCGGTGCTGCCGAACGCCTCGCGCGCATCCTTGTAGCGATAGAGCACGCGGCCCTTGTGGAAGAGCTCAGTGTCGCTGGAATTGAGATATTTCGGCTTGGCATCCGGCTGCAGCCCGCGCCCACCAAACGCGATGACCTGCCCGCGCACATCGGTGATCGGGAAGATGACCCGCCCCCGGAAGCGGTCATAGGGCTCACCCCCGCCCTCTTTCTGGACGGCAAGGCCAGCATCAATGATCTCCTGCATGCCGAAACTCTCGGCTTTCAAGTGATCGATCGTCTTTCGCCAGTCATCGGGCGCAAAGCCCAGCCTGTGGCGCGCCCAGGCGCCTGCCCCAAGGCCGCGGCCTTCGAGATATTCGCGCGCTTCAGTGCCTTCAGCCGCGCGGAGCCTGTCTTCATAGAATTTGCAGGCCGCCTCGCAGCACTCGTAGAGCCGTTTGCGGCGGTCATAGGTCTCTTCGTCCGCGGCGGTCGCCTTTGGCAGCTGCATCCCGGCTTCATCGGCGAGCTTCTCGACCGCTTCCATAAAGGACAGGCGCTCTGTCTCCATGACGAAGGAGATGACATCGCCGCCCATGCCGGAGGAAAAGCATTTGAAGATGCGCTTCTGGTCGTTGACGTAGAAGCTCGGCGTCTTCTCATTGGTGAAGGGCGAGAGGCCCACCCATTCCTTGCCCTGCTTCTTCAGCTTCACCTTGCGCCCGATCACGTCTGACGGACGCAGGCGCGCCTTCAGCTCATCAACGAAGCCATCGGGTATACGAATGGGTGCAGACATTGGCGGGGACTATAGCGCAACAAGGCGGTCTTTCACGACCCAATTTTCCTCAAAGCTGTTCAAGCTTTTTGCGAAGGCCATC encodes:
- the rpoD gene encoding RNA polymerase sigma factor RpoD — its product is MAKAKTTEHEDGDLETEDRPVLDLNDSKVKKFIKQAKTKGYVTHDELNAVLPSDELSSDQIEDTMSALSEMGIQVVENEEEAEASKTTAVAKTGTTAVAKKGNARGSDRTDDPVRMYLREMGAVELLSREGEIAIAKRIEAGRDAMIRGLCESPLTFEAMMVWRDELMNERILLRDLIDLETTYGAENPTPEPEEKTEEEKEAEAKARENETTEERLAREEREDEEEGAAMSMSAMEAELRDGVLGKLDEMALAFHQYRRLQEKLVDKRLQGKRLTPEARDEYDALAQSIVDKLKTMHINNARIEALVEQLYAINKKLMGLEGKLMRLADAKGVPRKEFLDSYFNNELNPNWKEETLEGAKSKKKWEKFFNDEAEQIDEIREEISAVAQEIGVPIDDYRLIVQRVQKGEREARVAKKEMVEANLRLVISIAKKYTNRGLQFLDLIQEGNIGLMKAVDKFEYRRGYKFSTYATWWIRQAITRSIADQARTIRIPVHMIETINKIVRSQRQMLHEIGREPTPEELAEKLGLPLEKIRKVLKIAKEPISLETPIGDDEDSNLGDFIEDKMALLPVDAAIQSNLRETTTRVLASLTPREERVLRMRFGIGMNTDHTLEEVGQQFSVTRERIRQIEAKALRKLKHPSRSRKLRSFLDT
- the dnaG gene encoding DNA primase, which produces MSAPIRIPDGFVDELKARLRPSDVIGRKVKLKKQGKEWVGLSPFTNEKTPSFYVNDQKRIFKCFSSGMGGDVISFVMETERLSFMEAVEKLADEAGMQLPKATAADEETYDRRKRLYECCEAACKFYEDRLRAAEGTEAREYLEGRGLGAGAWARHRLGFAPDDWRKTIDHLKAESFGMQEIIDAGLAVQKEGGGEPYDRFRGRVIFPITDVRGQVIAFGGRGLQPDAKPKYLNSSDTELFHKGRVLYRYKDAREAFGSTDEGGLIVTEGYMDAIAMTEAGIGHVVAPLGTALTEDQLTLLWRAGPEPVLCFDGDAAGLRAADRSIERALPHLEPGRSLFFCLLSGGMDPDDLIRQSGPEAMRQALAGALPLVEVLWRRERDAEAIDTPERQAGLEARLMQAAGQIKHQAVRTAYERDLKSRMNDYLWQQRRARRTPGKTPGPAQKGAQQSSTPAKTRGLGLIVRAIDAPHLIDIGFETLSMAIFKDEDVATLRDVIISLPQAGEGVDRKAIENHLTELGKMRAAELLKNYPEIPAIAPDGPEEREWLIALEQYVARDETGLYGGGGGEEVTSSPENWRRLHHEVSERKARAARLNEAAEQADQD